A window from Dioscorea cayenensis subsp. rotundata cultivar TDr96_F1 chromosome 10, TDr96_F1_v2_PseudoChromosome.rev07_lg8_w22 25.fasta, whole genome shotgun sequence encodes these proteins:
- the LOC120270109 gene encoding uncharacterized protein LOC120270109 — MDQTLIDTLLEVVLVGPRRTESGFKADECTKVVNKVLERCQVVLIVVHVRARMKTLKIEFKEITELFMTSGFGLDANGQITADPLVWEKHLQDNPNANNLKGKLCPRYYDLLQFFAMTTQLEIEISRGMTLYKSRLSDPDWPGRFNRKNRESVMWSVRIYPIEPGIKKSGVNPVIRAVQTGTG; from the exons ATGGATCAAACTCTTATAGATACCCTTTTAGAGGTGGTGCTTGTAGGGCCAAGAAGAACAGAAAGTGGATTTAAGGCTGACGAGTGTACAAAAGTTGTCAACAAAGTACTTGAACGTTGCCAAGTGGTTCTTATAGTTGTTCATGTGAGGGCTAGGATGAAGACTCTCAAAATTGAGTTCAAGGAGATCACTGAGTTGTTTATGACAAGTGGGTTTGGGTTGGATGCGAACGGACAAATAACAGCGGATCCTCTTGTTTGGGAGAAGCACCTTCAA GATAATCCAAATGCAAACAATTTGAAGGGAAAATTATGCCCTCGCTATTATGACTTATTACAATTTTTTGCAATGACAACGCAACTGGAGATCGAGATATCACGGGGAATGACTTTGTACaaatcaaggttgtcagacccggattggcccggccggttcaaccgaaaAAATCGGGAATCGGTCATGTGGTCGGTCCGGATATATCCCATTgaaccgggtattaaaaaatcCGGTGTCAATCCAGTGATTCGGGCGGTTCAaacgggaaccggttga